A genome region from Thalassotalea euphylliae includes the following:
- a CDS encoding HAD family hydrolase, protein MIINLRATNPLVVFDLDQTLLNKQSQLSAYTLATLRALDSQGIQYTIATGRSDLSAAPVIKEHTFSLPHIYTNGVLTWCPNEKRFSFNHCLSVDESLAAVEIMASPQSTPFVSALDKDARRCIFHGILKNKAEQSLLQRLSQKDGVSLLPIEQCKGDLHFTNISMVGPSDVVKEANGKISAQANLVAYSGQALVADYRWIDVHHAAANKGSAVLALKNQLGADSIICFGDSDNDTSMFEIADECYAPENAKAHIKAASTAIIGHHDEDGVAKFLRKRFSLSF, encoded by the coding sequence GTGATAATAAATTTGCGCGCAACTAATCCACTGGTCGTTTTTGACCTCGATCAGACGTTATTGAACAAACAATCTCAACTCTCCGCATACACACTGGCAACGCTGCGTGCACTCGATAGCCAAGGCATTCAATACACGATTGCGACAGGGCGCAGTGATTTGTCGGCAGCACCAGTGATCAAAGAGCATACTTTCTCGCTTCCCCATATTTACACCAATGGCGTGTTAACTTGGTGTCCGAATGAAAAACGCTTTAGCTTTAATCATTGTCTTAGCGTGGATGAGAGCTTAGCAGCGGTCGAAATCATGGCTTCACCGCAATCGACTCCTTTTGTCAGTGCGTTAGACAAAGACGCTCGAAGGTGTATTTTTCATGGCATCCTCAAGAATAAAGCAGAGCAAAGTCTGTTGCAGCGTTTAAGCCAGAAAGATGGTGTCAGCTTGCTGCCAATTGAGCAATGCAAAGGTGACTTGCATTTCACTAACATCAGTATGGTTGGGCCAAGTGATGTAGTTAAAGAGGCGAATGGAAAAATATCAGCTCAAGCAAATCTCGTTGCCTACTCAGGTCAAGCCTTAGTAGCAGATTACCGTTGGATAGATGTACACCACGCGGCAGCCAATAAAGGCTCTGCGGTACTAGCGCTAAAGAATCAACTAGGTGCAGACAGCATTATCTGCTTTGGCGATAGCGACAATGACACCAGCATGTTTGAAATTGCTGATGAATGTTATGCGCCTGAAAATGCTAAAGCGCATATAAAAGCGGCATCAACCGCAATCATTGGTCATCATGATGAAGATGGTGTCGCTAAATTCTTGCGCAAAAGGTTTAGTCTTTCATTTTAA
- a CDS encoding flavodoxin family protein — translation MRIAIVLGTSRCEGNTAKLVNDFISNCEHHVSLYLLSDFHILPYDYKFANQTDDFSTLIDEVVTKHDVILLASPIYWYSPSAQMKVFMDRLTDLLEINKPLGRQLKGKAAGVIATGVDEQPTHCFEQIFSLTFKYLNMRYLGMIYEPCPEDDCNVKIKQYESLIQRFQE, via the coding sequence ATGAGGATAGCCATTGTCTTAGGCACGAGTAGGTGTGAAGGAAACACTGCTAAATTGGTTAATGACTTCATTAGCAATTGTGAGCACCATGTGTCGCTTTATCTGCTAAGTGATTTCCACATACTGCCTTATGACTATAAGTTTGCTAATCAAACGGATGATTTTTCAACATTGATCGATGAAGTGGTAACAAAGCATGATGTTATTTTGCTCGCCTCACCAATTTACTGGTATTCACCGAGCGCACAGATGAAAGTGTTTATGGATCGATTAACGGATTTGTTGGAAATCAATAAACCGCTTGGCAGGCAATTGAAAGGCAAGGCTGCGGGCGTTATCGCGACAGGCGTCGACGAGCAACCTACTCACTGTTTTGAACAAATTTTTAGTCTAACGTTTAAGTACCTAAATATGCGTTATTTGGGCATGATTTATGAGCCATGCCCTGAAGATGACTGCAATGTTAAAATCAAGCAATATGAATCGCTAATTCAACGCTTTCAAGAATAA
- a CDS encoding peptidoglycan-binding domain-containing protein translates to MKNIKILLFTINLTLLALTTNVLAADKDGKFAAKGAARKSCADFLTATEQRNSDFLLYAGWLEGYITSFNQVQAKNYDISPWQTTELLLMLLQKHCQSNPEIKYFDAANSLIKSIFPIRLNEEDTIVKIQVGDAVGFHYEEILLRAKQRLKAMGFYKDEVDGKQFTTIDSKAFLAYQKKLGLKETGMPDQATLASLFLKALN, encoded by the coding sequence ATGAAGAACATTAAAATACTTTTATTTACTATCAACTTAACCTTACTGGCGTTGACCACTAATGTGCTAGCTGCTGACAAAGATGGAAAATTTGCAGCAAAAGGGGCCGCAAGAAAGTCTTGTGCTGACTTTTTAACGGCTACAGAACAAAGAAATTCTGATTTTTTGTTGTATGCTGGCTGGCTAGAGGGATATATCACCTCATTTAATCAAGTCCAAGCCAAAAACTACGATATTTCGCCTTGGCAAACGACTGAGTTGCTATTAATGCTATTACAAAAGCACTGCCAATCTAATCCTGAAATTAAGTATTTTGATGCCGCTAACTCACTAATAAAGTCTATTTTTCCTATTAGGCTCAACGAAGAGGATACGATCGTAAAGATTCAAGTTGGTGATGCGGTAGGCTTTCATTACGAAGAAATATTGTTAAGAGCAAAACAACGACTAAAAGCTATGGGCTTTTATAAAGATGAGGTAGATGGCAAACAGTTTACTACAATCGATAGTAAAGCATTTCTGGCCTATCAAAAAAAACTGGGCCTAAAAGAAACAGGTATGCCTGATCAAGCGACACTCGCAAGTTTATTCTTGAAAGCGTTGAATTAG
- a CDS encoding DUF6482 family protein, with amino-acid sequence MKLLYKDLLTTPIDKLIINSLEQALYQAIVVIDGCEHVVWQSEQKTLTTRNLTKMREHFEKLDIKEIVLRHESAYDEMVGQPTKNGSNRLEVPLRQNPYAVLKHLH; translated from the coding sequence GTGAAACTGCTATATAAAGACCTGCTAACCACGCCAATCGATAAGTTAATTATCAACTCACTTGAACAAGCCTTGTATCAAGCGATTGTTGTGATTGACGGCTGTGAACATGTGGTTTGGCAATCTGAGCAGAAAACGTTAACCACTAGAAATCTCACCAAGATGCGTGAGCATTTCGAAAAACTCGACATTAAAGAAATTGTGCTCAGGCACGAAAGTGCATACGATGAAATGGTGGGACAACCAACTAAAAACGGTAGCAACCGCCTTGAAGTGCCGTTAAGACAAAATCCCTATGCCGTGTTAAAACACCTCCACTAA